The genomic interval ACCGTACGCACGtatatgagtatatatatatatatatattaacttgTATACACAGTATCGTACATCTCATCAAACTTTTTACTATTCGATGAAAAAccctatttttattacattccTTGCATCCCACCTTTATACTATCTTCGGTGCTTTAcccttcttttttattaatttaacttctttcttttttttgaattggCTTCCAATGTGTTAACCGTTTGGCGTTCAGTTTTTTCGCACTTCCACCTTCAATCGTGTTGCTTATTTAAATTTCTGCCTTTAAAATTTTGGTTTCCTGATTTTTTGTTGCTCCTGGAACATCATGTTTTACCGTAAAATTTAACTTCTCttactatttattttgtattgttttatttaatttatttattttattttattcaacttaatttataatgattcaatttaattttctttttttttttttttcttttgtttttggGATGTGTAACAAAAGtcgaataaaaaattttacctcctatttatacaaaaaattgaaaatgcTACAATTACATAATAGTAAATTTGCACAAAGCAAAACTATATATgagtaaataaattaacacgtactttgtacattttacaaatcaataaaaataaaactcaTTAAGTACATATAAAGATGGAGTTAccaaaattaatgaatatttctcatttttaatttaaaaaaaataaaataaagcatcATAAGATGAAGCATATTTCGAGTTTTTTACGAAAGTTCATTTGTactcataaaaatatgactGAGGAAGATTtcacaattttaaaaaaaaagttaagatATAAATTTAGAAGTGTTAGTTTtggaaaatttataaaaaaaatataaaaaatgaatattgcATAGAATGGGAGAATCTGAGAATAGtgatacataaattatatgtgtgtatatgaaGTATGAGCGAGTGCATAAGTATACGTGTATGCTTGTACGCAAGTTTGTACTTCTATATGTATTCAACTCATAAAagcagaaaaaattattgaactCTAACCGAGAGTATTCATTCTTATGATCactttttaatgaatattatattaatgatatatactTGATTGTTCAAGTGTTTTTaccaaaaaatatgtttgcTTGGGCATACACATGTGTTTATTTATCTTCTTATTAGGTTGGCATGCTAGAGCTAGATACGTTAATAAACAGTTACATAAACTTgaacattaataaaattgataaagataaagcaaaattactatataatttaattgatatagatacaaataatttaataaagttgttttatttttattcaaacAAGGATAATCATAACATGGAGAAGCTAtcccattttttaaaaaatatgaatgaaaaagaaataaaagatacgtttaaattattaattgatATTCTTAATAATAACGAAAGGCATACTACATCaccataaaaaagaaaaaaagaaaaaaaaaaggcatatTTAAAGGATAACTGTAGATACAGTCTCTTCTCacttttaacatttttcGCATAACCTTTCTATTTCTTCAGTAATCCACATAGTTAGAGAAACTGTAAAATTAGTTGTTAGAAATGTTAAAACCTAGATAATTCAGATTAATAACGAAACGACtgctaatatatatgtacatatgtatatttttttttctttttttttaaaagtctTTGTACTTTTCAACTAAGTCAGAATGTTTAATGTTTCCGTCTATATCCACctaaattttgtttatatatttaaaaagaaaaaaaaatgtattgcATATCTAATgttttgataatttttttttttttttcgtaaaattaacaaggaaaaataaacattacAGGTACATCAACTAGGAACTTTTTAAATTCGTTTTCTGTGAACTTATTCCCATTTTCGCATAAGAGAGATTTTAacgcatttttatttatcatttcatctatttaaaaggaaaaaggggaaataattaataaaaaaaaaaaaaaagaaaaaaaaagtcattaaaaagtttaattaaaaacaggggaaaaatgtgtatatatatatgtacatacggGATGGGTTCAAAAACTTAATacaattttcaatttttttctttccataATAGTTGCTTTGAAATTTAAGAATATAGTCATTCAGTTCATCAAAACTGTAGCTCTTTTTATCGTCTTGAAATATTtcataacatattttaaaccTGTCCATAAGAAGAGATAccaaattgaaaaaaaggtAGAGTCAGTTTTTGA from Plasmodium brasilianum strain Bolivian I chromosome 2, whole genome shotgun sequence carries:
- a CDS encoding SDH5 domain-containing protein, which produces MKHISSFLRKFICTHKNMTEEDFTILKKKLRYKFRSVGMLELDTLINSYINLNINKIDKDKAKLLYNLIDIDTNNLIKLFYFYSNKDNHNMEKLSHFLKNMNEKEIKDTFKLLIDILNNNERHTTSP
- a CDS encoding hypothetical protein (conserved Plasmodium protein), with translation MEKICENPLQSDIVAYKSRIVDLFNLKKKDQDYIDKKDLITILKSLGFKICYEIFQDDKKSYSFDELNDYILKFQSNYYGKKKIENCIKFLNPSHEMINKNALKSLLCENGNKFTENEFKKFLVDVPVDIDGNIKHSDLVEKYKDF